The Terriglobus tenax genome contains a region encoding:
- the thiE gene encoding thiamine phosphate synthase, with product MMMLIPRLYPILDAGLLSARHIPIEQFVRDLAAAGVTLLQYRDKSAPPQTILANLKLIREVAPGVTLLLNDRPDLARLGGCDGVHVGQTDLHPNDARTILGPGKIIGVSTHNLSQFEAAMETEADYLAIGPIYATTTKQNPDPVTGLELLRQTRRLTSKPIVAIGGITPQRAREVLDAGADSIAMISALVPAGPESSAMPLVESLLGLLGA from the coding sequence ATGATGATGCTGATTCCTCGCCTCTACCCCATTCTCGACGCTGGACTGCTGTCCGCGCGTCATATTCCGATCGAACAGTTTGTGCGCGATCTTGCCGCTGCCGGAGTCACACTGCTGCAGTACCGCGACAAGTCTGCACCCCCACAAACCATCCTCGCCAACCTGAAACTCATCCGCGAGGTCGCCCCCGGCGTAACGCTCCTGCTCAATGACCGCCCCGACCTGGCGCGGTTGGGTGGATGCGACGGCGTACACGTCGGGCAGACAGACCTGCACCCCAACGACGCCCGCACCATCCTTGGGCCCGGGAAGATCATCGGTGTCTCCACGCACAATCTGTCGCAGTTTGAAGCAGCGATGGAGACGGAGGCCGACTACCTTGCGATTGGCCCGATATATGCCACCACCACCAAGCAGAACCCTGACCCCGTAACCGGGCTGGAGCTGCTGCGGCAGACTCGAAGGCTGACCAGCAAGCCCATTGTCGCGATTGGCGGCATCACGCCGCAGAGGGCCAGGGAAGTGCTGGACGCGGGCGCGGACTCCATTGCCATGATCTCTGCGCTGGTGCCGGCCGGCCCGGAGTCTTCCGCTATGCCGCTGGTGGAGTCTCTGCTGGGCCTTCTTGGAGCGTAA
- a CDS encoding 4-hydroxy-3-methylbut-2-enyl diphosphate reductase: MTTTAFEPRVNDLSTTDEATKRVLLLKPRGFCAGVVRAVDIVKIALDTFGAPIYVRKEIVHNSYVVNDLAKKGAIFVNELDEVPEGARVIYSAHGVSPAVRADAKARGLKVIDATCPLVTKVHVEAIKFAKQGYSLVLVGHREHEEVEGTQGEAPDVTQVVSTVEEVQNLVVPDPDKVAYLTQTTLSLDEARDMIQALKIKFPNIVGPHAQDICYATENRQTAVKNVASGADLVLVVGSKNSSNSNRLVEVSQNLGTKSYLIDKADDIQPEWLDGVSNVAITAGASAPEVLVQEVVGYLQTKGYGSVDEVEVMPENVRFGLPPEIVQAIKPAPGAATVGA; the protein is encoded by the coding sequence GTGACCACCACCGCATTTGAACCCCGAGTGAACGACCTCTCCACCACGGATGAGGCCACCAAGCGTGTCCTGTTGCTCAAGCCCCGCGGCTTCTGTGCCGGCGTTGTCCGTGCCGTTGACATTGTGAAGATCGCGCTGGACACCTTCGGCGCTCCCATCTACGTCCGCAAAGAGATCGTCCACAACAGCTATGTCGTCAATGACCTGGCCAAGAAGGGCGCCATCTTCGTCAATGAACTGGATGAAGTGCCCGAGGGCGCTCGCGTGATTTACTCGGCCCACGGCGTTTCGCCGGCGGTCCGCGCCGATGCCAAGGCCCGCGGCCTGAAGGTGATTGACGCGACCTGCCCGCTGGTCACCAAGGTTCACGTTGAGGCCATCAAGTTCGCCAAGCAGGGCTACTCGCTCGTTCTCGTCGGTCACCGTGAGCACGAGGAAGTGGAAGGCACGCAGGGCGAGGCCCCGGATGTGACGCAGGTTGTCTCGACCGTCGAGGAAGTGCAGAACCTGGTGGTTCCTGATCCCGATAAGGTCGCGTACCTGACGCAGACCACGCTCTCGCTGGACGAAGCGCGTGACATGATCCAGGCGCTGAAGATCAAGTTCCCGAACATCGTCGGACCGCATGCGCAGGACATCTGCTATGCGACCGAGAACCGCCAGACGGCCGTAAAGAACGTGGCCAGCGGTGCCGATCTTGTGCTGGTTGTTGGGTCGAAGAACAGTTCGAACTCCAACCGCCTGGTCGAGGTGTCGCAGAATCTGGGCACGAAGAGCTACCTGATCGACAAGGCCGACGACATCCAGCCCGAGTGGCTGGACGGCGTCTCGAATGTTGCCATCACCGCCGGCGCCTCCGCACCTGAAGTGCTGGTGCAGGAAGTTGTTGGCTACCTGCAGACCAAGGGCTACGGTTCGGTGGATGAAGTGGAAGTAATGCCGGAGAATGTTCGTTTCGGTCTTCCGCCGGAGATTGTGCAGGCCATCAAGCCGGCTCCTGGCGCCGCGACCGTTGGCGCTTAG
- the shc gene encoding squalene--hopene cyclase yields the protein MAMDAGKSTASSQAGSQPRFGRMDLELEKVSSGIRRATEWLFGQQHEDGYWCGELEADVMLEADYVFVHTLLGTGERGRMERAVNEILRHQNEDGGWSLYPGGPSNVNYGVKAYLALKLMGWKADHPLMVKARENVLSLGGVVECNTFTKLYLCALGAYDYDAVPAIPPEIILFPNWFYFNIYEISSWSRGILVPLSIIYAKKPFKKLAPEEEIDELFVGGRANANLHLRWDKKRPVSWRNFFLLCDRVAHWAERVHIRPLRSMALKKAEKWMLERFEKSDGLGAIYPAMLNAIVALRCLGFSMDDPVLIRAMDEFEKLGIDCPEGTPDYPTPTFRMQPCLPPVWDTAQAIYALGEAGVSKEDPRLLKAADWILSKEVRFKGDWAEKVKNVEPGGWYFEFNNEFYPDVDDTGQVLLALKSVENPRERYQDEVCQRALNWIWAMQCKNGGWAAFDKDNTKTIFEQIPFADHNAMLDPPTVDITGRMLEMLALYGYDRSDKRVEKAVQFILSEQESDGSWFGRWGVNYLYGTFLVLRGLQSMGMWSHEPCVLQATEWVRMVQNSDGGWGESCGTYDDPLKKGIGPSTPSQTAWALLALLAGGDVRSDSVAKGVRWLIDHQHEDGSWDELVPGRNGESYYTGTGFPRVFYLGYHLYKQYFPLLALTTYIKARETEVSGALQ from the coding sequence ATGGCAATGGACGCAGGTAAATCGACGGCATCGTCTCAGGCAGGCTCACAGCCTCGCTTTGGACGCATGGACCTCGAACTGGAGAAGGTCTCTTCCGGAATCAGGCGTGCGACCGAGTGGCTTTTCGGTCAGCAGCATGAGGACGGTTACTGGTGTGGCGAACTGGAAGCAGATGTCATGCTCGAAGCGGATTACGTCTTCGTTCATACTCTGCTGGGGACGGGCGAGCGCGGCCGGATGGAGCGCGCGGTCAACGAGATTCTCCGCCACCAGAATGAGGACGGCGGATGGAGCCTCTATCCCGGTGGCCCCTCGAATGTGAACTACGGCGTGAAAGCCTACCTGGCGCTGAAGCTGATGGGTTGGAAGGCTGATCATCCGTTGATGGTCAAGGCGCGTGAGAACGTGCTTTCGCTGGGCGGCGTGGTGGAGTGCAATACCTTCACCAAGCTCTATCTCTGCGCTCTGGGTGCCTACGATTACGATGCCGTACCGGCTATTCCGCCGGAGATCATCCTCTTTCCCAACTGGTTCTACTTCAACATCTACGAGATTTCTTCGTGGTCGCGCGGCATTCTGGTGCCACTGTCGATCATCTACGCGAAGAAGCCTTTCAAGAAGCTGGCTCCGGAAGAGGAGATCGACGAGCTCTTCGTGGGTGGCCGCGCCAACGCGAACCTTCATCTCCGCTGGGACAAGAAGCGCCCCGTCAGCTGGCGCAACTTCTTTCTTCTGTGTGACCGCGTGGCCCATTGGGCGGAGCGCGTGCATATCCGCCCGCTTCGCTCCATGGCTTTGAAGAAGGCCGAGAAGTGGATGCTGGAGCGCTTTGAGAAGTCCGACGGCCTGGGCGCAATTTATCCGGCCATGCTGAACGCCATCGTCGCTCTGCGCTGCCTCGGCTTCTCCATGGACGACCCCGTCCTGATTCGCGCCATGGACGAGTTTGAAAAGCTGGGCATCGATTGCCCGGAAGGCACACCGGACTACCCGACGCCGACCTTCCGTATGCAGCCCTGCCTGCCCCCGGTATGGGATACGGCACAGGCCATCTATGCGCTGGGCGAAGCCGGAGTCTCCAAGGAAGATCCGCGCCTGCTGAAGGCCGCAGACTGGATTCTGAGCAAGGAAGTCCGCTTCAAGGGCGACTGGGCCGAAAAGGTCAAAAATGTCGAACCAGGTGGATGGTACTTCGAGTTCAACAATGAATTTTACCCGGATGTCGATGATACCGGACAGGTTCTGCTTGCACTGAAGAGTGTGGAGAATCCCCGCGAGCGCTACCAGGACGAGGTTTGCCAGCGTGCCCTGAACTGGATCTGGGCCATGCAGTGCAAGAACGGCGGATGGGCGGCCTTCGACAAAGACAACACGAAGACCATCTTCGAGCAGATTCCGTTTGCCGATCACAATGCCATGCTGGACCCGCCGACGGTCGACATTACCGGCCGCATGCTGGAGATGCTCGCGCTTTATGGCTATGACCGCTCCGACAAGCGTGTCGAGAAGGCGGTGCAGTTCATCCTCTCCGAACAGGAGAGCGATGGCAGCTGGTTTGGCCGCTGGGGCGTGAACTATCTCTACGGCACCTTCCTGGTTCTGCGTGGTCTGCAGTCCATGGGCATGTGGAGCCACGAGCCATGCGTTCTACAGGCAACCGAATGGGTGCGCATGGTGCAGAACTCCGATGGCGGATGGGGCGAAAGCTGTGGCACATACGACGATCCGCTGAAGAAGGGCATTGGCCCCAGCACACCGTCCCAGACAGCCTGGGCATTGCTGGCGCTACTGGCCGGTGGAGATGTCCGTTCGGATTCCGTAGCGAAGGGCGTTCGCTGGCTGATTGACCATCAGCATGAAGACGGCAGTTGGGATGAGCTGGTGCCGGGACGTAATGGGGAAAGCTATTACACCGGAACGGGCTTCCCGCGCGTCTTTTACCTTGGCTACCACCTGTACAAGCAGTATTTCCCGCTGCTGGCATTGACGACTTATATCAAGGCGCGCGAGACAGAAGTCTCCGGCGCATTGCAATAA
- the hpnH gene encoding adenosyl-hopene transferase HpnH: MAVPISQMFTVASYVLKQKIKGRKRYPLVLMLEPLFRCNLACAGCGKIQYPAHILKTDLTPEQCFAAVEECGTPMVSIPGGEPLLHPQMPEIVAGLVARKKYVYMCTNALLLKEKLHLFTPSKYLSFSVHVDGQKEHHDFSVCREGGHDQAMEGVREAVKRGFRVTTNTTLFDGADPNSVRAHFDELMAAGVESMMVSPGYTYDKAPDQNHFLGKAKSRRLFRAILSNRKKNWQFNTHPLFAEFLMGKRNFECTPWGMPTYNIFGWQKPCYLLQDGYADTFQELMEATEWANYGAKSGNPRCANCMVHSGHEASAVDYGFGSLKGFIDTAKAFLSGSYQDAGAQKILNEWQPEHRGQLVQIAAPAAQQTELVSGD; encoded by the coding sequence ATGGCAGTGCCAATCTCACAGATGTTCACTGTTGCGAGCTATGTTCTGAAGCAGAAGATCAAGGGCCGCAAGCGGTATCCGCTGGTGCTGATGCTGGAGCCGTTGTTCCGCTGCAACCTGGCGTGTGCCGGCTGCGGCAAGATCCAGTACCCGGCTCATATTCTGAAGACCGATCTGACGCCCGAGCAGTGCTTTGCCGCGGTGGAAGAGTGCGGCACGCCGATGGTCTCCATCCCCGGCGGAGAGCCCCTGCTGCATCCGCAGATGCCGGAGATCGTCGCCGGCCTGGTGGCTCGCAAGAAGTACGTCTACATGTGCACCAACGCTCTCCTGCTGAAGGAGAAGCTGCACCTGTTTACGCCGAGCAAGTACCTCTCCTTCTCCGTCCACGTCGACGGCCAGAAGGAACACCATGACTTCTCCGTATGCCGCGAGGGTGGCCACGACCAGGCGATGGAGGGTGTCCGCGAGGCCGTGAAGCGCGGCTTCCGCGTCACGACCAACACCACGCTCTTCGATGGTGCCGATCCGAACTCTGTGCGTGCGCACTTTGATGAGCTGATGGCTGCCGGTGTTGAGAGCATGATGGTGTCTCCGGGTTACACCTATGACAAGGCGCCGGACCAGAACCACTTCCTTGGCAAGGCCAAGTCGCGCCGCCTGTTCCGCGCCATCCTGTCGAACCGCAAGAAGAACTGGCAGTTCAACACGCATCCGCTCTTCGCCGAGTTCCTGATGGGCAAGCGCAACTTCGAGTGCACGCCCTGGGGCATGCCGACCTACAACATCTTCGGCTGGCAGAAACCCTGCTACCTGCTGCAGGACGGCTACGCCGACACCTTCCAGGAGCTGATGGAAGCCACCGAGTGGGCCAACTACGGCGCCAAGAGCGGCAACCCGCGCTGCGCTAACTGCATGGTCCACTCCGGCCACGAGGCCTCCGCCGTTGACTACGGCTTCGGCTCCCTGAAGGGTTTCATCGATACGGCCAAGGCATTCCTCTCCGGTTCCTACCAGGACGCTGGCGCACAGAAGATTCTCAACGAGTGGCAGCCGGAGCACCGTGGCCAGCTGGTACAGATTGCCGCCCCCGCGGCACAGCAGACCGAGCTGGTCTCAGGAGACTAA
- the hpnA gene encoding hopanoid-associated sugar epimerase: MNVFLTGATGFVGNHVARCYAGQGANLRLLTRGTNNVQLEGIPAEIITGDLLRPEDLRTAIRGCDAVVHVAADYRLWVRNPDEMYASNVTGTRELLRIAREEKVPHFIYTSSVATMGFKTDGTIVDETTPVSIADMMGHYKRSKFLAEQEAISAAQLGQRVMILNPTTPIGSRDVKPTPTGRIVVDFLNRKFPAYVDTGLNLVDVVEVARMHLAALDAGRPGERYILGGENLTLKQILDRMSAITGLPSPTMKVPHSVAMVFAFFDETFTGKLRGKEPRATVEAVRMGRKKMFASSAKAERELGFKVLPVYKALRSAIDWFVDNSYAPSYEGKRA; encoded by the coding sequence ATGAACGTCTTTCTCACCGGAGCGACCGGGTTCGTCGGGAACCATGTCGCGCGCTGTTATGCGGGCCAGGGCGCAAATCTGCGCCTGCTGACGCGCGGCACCAACAATGTACAACTGGAAGGCATTCCGGCGGAGATCATCACCGGCGATCTGCTGCGCCCGGAAGACCTGCGCACCGCGATCCGCGGTTGCGATGCTGTCGTCCACGTTGCCGCTGACTACCGCCTCTGGGTCCGCAATCCGGACGAAATGTATGCGTCCAATGTGACCGGCACTCGTGAGCTTCTGCGTATCGCACGTGAAGAGAAGGTGCCGCACTTCATCTATACCTCCAGCGTCGCGACCATGGGCTTTAAGACCGATGGCACCATTGTGGATGAGACCACGCCTGTGTCGATTGCCGACATGATGGGCCATTACAAGCGCTCCAAGTTTCTTGCCGAGCAGGAAGCCATCAGCGCAGCCCAGCTCGGCCAGCGTGTGATGATTCTTAATCCGACCACGCCCATCGGCTCACGTGATGTGAAGCCGACACCCACCGGCCGCATTGTGGTGGACTTCCTGAATCGCAAGTTTCCGGCGTATGTCGATACCGGTCTGAACCTGGTGGACGTCGTCGAGGTCGCACGCATGCACCTTGCAGCACTTGATGCGGGAAGGCCGGGCGAACGGTATATCCTCGGAGGTGAAAACCTGACACTGAAGCAGATTCTCGACCGCATGTCTGCAATTACCGGGCTGCCGTCCCCCACCATGAAAGTTCCTCATTCGGTAGCCATGGTCTTTGCGTTTTTCGACGAAACGTTTACAGGCAAGCTGCGCGGCAAAGAACCGCGTGCAACCGTGGAGGCTGTGCGCATGGGCAGGAAGAAGATGTTTGCATCTTCAGCAAAGGCGGAGCGGGAACTGGGCTTCAAGGTGCTCCCGGTTTACAAGGCGCTTCGTTCAGCCATCGACTGGTTCGTTGACAACAGCTATGCACCGTCGTACGAAGGGAAGCGCGCCTGA
- a CDS encoding phosphorylase family protein — MEECFGIIAALPGELKPLVSGWQQLETVNGVNAWKHPSRPVYAVCAGMGAERARQAFAQLTNLCEPTTVLSIGWAGSIDPRLPVGSVHYPSQIVDSEAEEHYPLHLDSSMLLISADKVADRGEKYRLALAYSNAALVDMEAATVAGLSFARGCKFRCIKAVSDGANEELPDMNPYITKDGKFATAPFVASVMVRPWYWAALARFGKNAKIAAENLAVAVKKDLNL, encoded by the coding sequence ATGGAGGAATGCTTCGGAATCATTGCAGCTCTTCCTGGAGAGCTGAAGCCTCTTGTCAGTGGTTGGCAGCAGTTGGAAACAGTCAACGGGGTGAATGCCTGGAAGCATCCATCGCGCCCGGTCTACGCCGTATGCGCAGGCATGGGTGCTGAGCGTGCCAGGCAGGCCTTCGCACAGCTGACCAACCTCTGCGAACCCACAACAGTGCTCTCTATCGGCTGGGCAGGGTCGATCGATCCGCGTCTGCCTGTAGGCTCGGTGCACTATCCCTCGCAGATCGTCGACAGTGAAGCGGAAGAACATTACCCGCTGCATCTGGACAGCAGCATGCTGCTGATCTCCGCCGATAAGGTGGCTGATCGTGGCGAGAAGTATCGCCTCGCCCTGGCATATTCGAACGCTGCGCTTGTCGACATGGAAGCCGCAACGGTTGCCGGTCTCTCCTTTGCGCGAGGCTGCAAGTTCCGTTGCATCAAGGCGGTCTCTGACGGCGCCAATGAAGAGCTGCCGGACATGAACCCCTACATCACCAAGGACGGCAAGTTCGCAACAGCTCCGTTCGTTGCCAGCGTGATGGTACGTCCCTGGTACTGGGCCGCGCTCGCACGCTTCGGCAAGAATGCAAAGATCGCTGCGGAGAACCTCGCTGTCGCTGTAAAGAAGGACCTGAATCTATGA
- a CDS encoding zinc-dependent dehydrogenase, whose product MSQLEVPATMRAAVYRGVEDVRIETVPVPEIGAGEVLVKIHTCGICGTDLKKIHTGSHSAPRVFGHEMSGTVVKVGEGIEDFSVGDRVMAFHHIPCGECYYCRKHTFAQCETYKKVGTTAGFAPSGGGFAEYIRVMDWIVKRGLVKIPDGVPFEQAAFIEPVNTCFKAIKMLDLKPDETVLVIGQGSIGVLLAALAARTGATVLTSDMFAERHAVAAKFGLKHPIDAKGDVVAAARSATEGRGADVTLVAVGSDKLIPLAMDATRPGGRVMLFASTQHGEAVFDPAAVCMDEKTLMGSYSASVAIQDEGAQLVLNGYNDGFDLTQLISHRFTLEEAVQGIHLASNPQPDSMKIVIQP is encoded by the coding sequence ATGAGTCAATTGGAAGTCCCCGCGACGATGCGGGCAGCCGTGTATCGCGGCGTGGAAGATGTGCGTATTGAAACCGTACCTGTACCGGAGATCGGCGCGGGAGAGGTCCTGGTCAAGATTCACACCTGCGGCATCTGCGGTACAGACCTGAAGAAGATCCACACCGGTTCGCACTCGGCTCCGCGCGTCTTCGGTCACGAAATGAGTGGTACGGTCGTCAAGGTCGGAGAGGGTATTGAAGACTTCTCCGTAGGCGATCGCGTGATGGCCTTCCATCACATTCCCTGCGGCGAGTGCTACTACTGCCGCAAGCACACCTTCGCCCAGTGCGAGACATATAAGAAGGTTGGCACCACAGCTGGCTTTGCGCCTTCAGGTGGAGGCTTCGCCGAGTACATCCGCGTGATGGACTGGATCGTGAAGCGCGGTCTGGTGAAGATCCCCGACGGCGTTCCATTTGAACAGGCTGCATTCATTGAGCCAGTGAACACCTGCTTCAAGGCCATCAAGATGCTTGATCTGAAGCCTGATGAGACAGTGCTTGTCATAGGCCAGGGCTCCATTGGCGTTCTTCTGGCGGCTCTCGCCGCGCGCACCGGGGCCACCGTTCTCACAAGCGATATGTTTGCGGAGCGCCATGCCGTTGCAGCAAAGTTTGGCCTGAAGCATCCCATCGATGCAAAAGGAGATGTCGTAGCCGCCGCGCGTTCCGCCACCGAAGGCCGGGGTGCGGATGTAACCCTGGTTGCCGTTGGCAGCGACAAGCTGATTCCGCTGGCTATGGATGCAACACGCCCCGGTGGCCGCGTCATGCTCTTCGCGTCCACGCAGCATGGCGAGGCCGTCTTTGATCCCGCCGCGGTCTGCATGGATGAGAAAACACTGATGGGCAGCTACTCCGCCTCGGTCGCCATTCAGGATGAAGGCGCTCAGCTTGTTCTCAATGGCTACAACGATGGCTTTGACCTGACACAGCTTATCTCGCATCGCTTCACGCTGGAAGAAGCCGTGCAGGGAATTCACCTGGCATCGAATCCGCAGCCGGACTCGATGAAAATCGTGATCCAGCCGTAG
- a CDS encoding glycerophosphodiester phosphodiesterase family protein, with the protein MRMRFALLLLAAALPATAQTVLVHAHRGGRSARPENTIPAFQYAIDTGADVLELDLAVTKDNVLVVSHSPYLVQPEGTDAFMKAVLANERHCKGPERPAGTLIHSLTLAEVKAYDCGATTLAAFPQQKAVPGTPIPTFDEVLALAPQGKFEFNVETKISAAHPELTPSPEIFVQMIDDAVRKHHLESRVILQSFDFRTLLAMKKIDPKIRLSALFGQAKYDIFMGITDKDKSFAHIAEVSGATILSPDESLVTLEEVAAAHKAGLQVVPYTSNTAEGWKKLTEAKVDGIITDDPAGLLTWLRSQKPALHK; encoded by the coding sequence ATGCGTATGCGATTTGCTCTCCTGCTTCTTGCGGCAGCTTTGCCTGCCACTGCCCAGACGGTTCTTGTACACGCCCATCGCGGAGGCCGCTCCGCGCGGCCGGAGAATACGATCCCGGCCTTCCAGTACGCCATCGATACAGGTGCGGATGTTCTGGAACTTGATCTTGCCGTGACGAAGGATAACGTCCTGGTCGTCTCGCACTCGCCTTACCTGGTACAGCCCGAAGGGACGGATGCTTTTATGAAGGCCGTGCTCGCGAATGAACGTCACTGTAAAGGACCCGAGCGGCCGGCGGGAACCCTGATTCATTCGCTGACGCTGGCCGAGGTGAAGGCGTATGACTGTGGCGCGACCACGCTTGCCGCTTTTCCGCAGCAGAAGGCTGTGCCGGGAACGCCTATTCCCACCTTTGACGAAGTGCTGGCGCTGGCACCGCAGGGAAAGTTCGAGTTCAACGTGGAGACGAAGATCTCGGCCGCTCACCCGGAGCTGACACCTTCGCCCGAAATCTTTGTGCAGATGATTGATGACGCCGTGCGGAAACATCATCTTGAGTCGCGCGTTATCCTGCAGAGCTTTGACTTCCGCACCCTGCTCGCCATGAAGAAGATTGATCCGAAGATCCGTCTGTCGGCCCTGTTTGGGCAGGCGAAATACGACATCTTTATGGGGATTACGGACAAGGACAAGAGCTTTGCGCATATCGCAGAGGTTTCGGGTGCGACGATCCTGAGCCCGGATGAAAGCCTTGTCACTTTGGAAGAAGTTGCCGCGGCGCACAAGGCAGGACTGCAGGTGGTTCCCTACACTTCGAATACAGCGGAAGGCTGGAAGAAGCTGACTGAGGCGAAAGTCGACGGCATCATTACCGACGATCCTGCGGGGCTGCTCACATGGCTCCGCTCGCAGAAGCCTGCGCTGCATAAATAA
- a CDS encoding energy transducer TonB yields the protein MRTIAIAVLAFTLSCEAQQPSDALQVAPEVMAAQSISKTPPLYPPIARAAHVQGDVVVRALIGTDGSVVDAEAISGPAMLRRSAVDAVLQWTYQPFLKNGKPMVVQTTVTVHYEIAKEAPPSVTGSPVRIAAGMMAGHIVQKANPVYPPEARAAHVEGTVVMHAIIGKDGTIRNLTVESGPEMLRDSAVEAVRQWTYQPYLLNGEPVEVNTVIAVNYKMEATSPPPPPARVRVSAGVMAALLEKKVMPVWPPDATRQNVNGTVVLHVVIGKDGSVIEADVISGPEVLRPSYLEAVQQWQYRPYLLNGEPVEVDTTIAMNVLMAAER from the coding sequence ATGCGCACCATAGCCATAGCCGTCCTGGCGTTCACATTGTCCTGCGAGGCTCAACAGCCGTCGGACGCGCTGCAGGTTGCTCCGGAGGTGATGGCAGCTCAGTCCATCAGCAAAACCCCGCCACTCTATCCTCCCATTGCACGCGCTGCGCATGTGCAGGGCGACGTTGTCGTCAGGGCTCTTATCGGGACCGATGGCAGCGTCGTCGATGCAGAGGCTATCAGCGGCCCTGCGATGCTGCGCCGTTCCGCTGTCGATGCCGTGTTGCAATGGACGTATCAACCCTTCCTGAAAAATGGAAAGCCGATGGTGGTGCAGACCACCGTCACCGTACATTACGAGATCGCCAAAGAGGCTCCGCCTTCCGTGACGGGTAGCCCGGTACGCATCGCTGCCGGCATGATGGCGGGTCACATCGTTCAGAAAGCCAATCCTGTCTATCCGCCCGAGGCCCGTGCAGCGCATGTGGAAGGCACCGTCGTGATGCACGCCATCATTGGCAAAGACGGCACAATTCGAAACCTGACGGTAGAGAGCGGGCCGGAGATGCTGCGCGACTCAGCCGTCGAAGCCGTGCGTCAGTGGACGTACCAGCCCTACCTGCTGAACGGGGAACCCGTCGAAGTGAACACGGTCATCGCAGTTAATTACAAGATGGAAGCCACCTCACCGCCCCCGCCTCCAGCACGCGTGCGCGTCTCCGCCGGTGTCATGGCAGCACTGCTTGAGAAGAAGGTGATGCCGGTGTGGCCACCAGATGCGACCCGGCAGAACGTGAACGGAACCGTCGTCCTGCATGTTGTGATCGGAAAGGATGGCTCCGTGATCGAGGCCGACGTTATCTCAGGCCCGGAGGTCCTGCGTCCGTCCTACCTGGAGGCCGTACAGCAATGGCAGTATCGCCCCTACCTTCTCAATGGAGAGCCTGTAGAGGTCGATACGACCATTGCGATGAATGTCCTGATGGCAGCGGAGCGCTAA
- a CDS encoding M20/M25/M40 family metallo-hydrolase: MAIDPIQLTRQLVDIESTTYFEGPAGHFLADYLGKLGYEIEKTRVEQTELAGTPAGESERFNVYACLPGVTPEIVFSTHMDTVPPFFPSTEDEENVYGRGACDAKGIIACQVAAAELLRAEGVNVGLLFVVGEERDSAGAKLANKSPKGSRFLINGEPTDNYLATATKGALRIELRAKGKMAHSAYPELGDSAIEKLLDVLADVRALELPVEPEIGPATLNIGLITGGRAPNVIPDAAEAHILVRLVGPAEEVESLVNAAVGDRCDVKYTLHLPFVKMRKLECDLPMKVVKYATDIPQLTHWGEPFLLGPGSIHVAHTPNEKINKKELLECVQLYVKLTKQLLA; encoded by the coding sequence ATGGCCATCGATCCTATCCAACTGACACGGCAGCTTGTCGACATCGAATCGACGACCTATTTTGAAGGCCCAGCGGGCCATTTCCTTGCCGACTACCTGGGCAAACTGGGCTACGAGATTGAAAAGACCAGGGTCGAACAGACCGAGTTGGCCGGCACGCCCGCAGGCGAGTCCGAGCGCTTCAATGTCTATGCCTGCCTGCCCGGTGTGACGCCGGAGATTGTCTTCTCAACGCATATGGACACCGTTCCGCCCTTCTTCCCCTCCACGGAGGATGAGGAGAATGTCTACGGTCGCGGAGCGTGCGATGCCAAAGGCATTATTGCCTGCCAGGTTGCGGCGGCGGAGCTGCTGCGTGCCGAGGGGGTAAACGTGGGTCTGCTGTTCGTCGTTGGCGAAGAGCGTGACTCGGCCGGCGCGAAGCTGGCAAACAAGAGCCCCAAGGGATCGCGCTTCCTGATCAACGGCGAGCCGACGGACAACTATCTGGCTACGGCCACCAAGGGTGCCCTGCGCATTGAGCTGCGTGCGAAGGGGAAGATGGCGCACTCGGCGTATCCGGAGCTGGGTGATTCGGCCATTGAAAAACTTCTCGATGTGCTGGCTGACGTTCGCGCACTAGAGCTGCCGGTAGAGCCGGAGATTGGTCCTGCTACCTTGAACATCGGTCTGATCACCGGCGGCCGTGCGCCGAATGTGATTCCGGACGCAGCGGAAGCGCATATTCTTGTCCGTCTTGTCGGTCCGGCGGAAGAGGTTGAGAGCCTGGTCAACGCAGCCGTTGGCGATCGCTGCGACGTGAAGTACACGCTGCACCTTCCCTTTGTGAAGATGCGCAAGCTGGAATGCGATCTGCCGATGAAGGTGGTCAAGTACGCGACCGATATTCCGCAGCTCACTCACTGGGGCGAGCCCTTCCTGCTGGGGCCGGGATCGATTCACGTGGCCCATACGCCGAACGAGAAGATCAACAAGAAGGAGCTGCTGGAGTGCGTGCAGCTTTATGTGAAGCTGACGAAGCAGTTGCTGGCTTAG